From Nitrososphaerales archaeon:
TAACCTAAATTTCACATCATACTATTGCTAACCCCTTCTTATTCTATAGAGGTATATATAGATGTGATATCAAAGTCTAGATGTTGGGATCGATCAACTCGAGAATACTTGGATACGTGTATGTGATTACCGCAGCGATCATCTGGGGGTCTAATGGTGTATTTGTAAATTGGATACCATTGAGCCCGTACGTCATCGCATTCTTTAGAGTACTATTCGCGAGCCTTTCCCTTCTACCTATTGTACTTATGACTCAAAGGCGTGAAGTTTTTGAAGCTATTCATTCTTGGAAGATTTTATTAACATTGGGATTGATGTTGAGCCTCGGTTGGGGGCTCCTATTCCAATCTATGAAGCTAATTTCGATAGCGAGTGCGGTCTTCTTAAATTACATCGCACCGATCTTCGCTACCTTTTTCGCATCTGTATTCTTGGGCGAGAAGGTCGAGAAGGTGACGATAATTGCACTCATGCTCTCCATCATCGGGATCCTCATGATTTCTTTCCCTCAAACCGATCATGGGGGTTTGAACCTCCTAGGAG
This genomic window contains:
- a CDS encoding DMT family transporter, with the translated sequence MLGSINSRILGYVYVITAAIIWGSNGVFVNWIPLSPYVIAFFRVLFASLSLLPIVLMTQRREVFEAIHSWKILLTLGLMLSLGWGLLFQSMKLISIASAVFLNYIAPIFATFFASVFLGEKVEKVTIIALMLSIIGILMISFPQTDHGGLNLLGVLSGLFAGLAYAIFIILSKKAMMKLSSRIVAFYSYLSTIFFLSPFLINANLSLELNSWLLLLVLGFFNTGFAVTLYLNGLNLIKVQRAVILTYLEPVSAIFFGFFFLAQQPTLSTIIGGLLIIVASYLSTSK